A genomic region of Catalinimonas niigatensis contains the following coding sequences:
- a CDS encoding penicillin acylase family protein, with protein sequence MKVVKFLLSFIITIALTVALSIKIQSIPPLGKFLDPFHGFWQNAETLIPEGSPSLALEMLEAPVSVHYDSLLIPHIFAENETDLYRVQGYVMAQHRLWQMEFVTHVAAGRVSEIIGERALEFDRMQRRKGLAYGAENSLQALMKTTLGQVQLEAYAAGVNAYINKLTYDQLPIEYKILEYRPESWTPLKTALLLKYMADDLSGSDSDLENTNALKFLGKERFDFLFPSRSMDAEPVIPPSKKWEFKAAPLDTPKVVIADTSEFIMQVMDQPDPDNGSNNWAVAGSKTRSGKPMLANDPHLGLNLPSIWYAMQLNAPGVNVMGVTLPGAPNIIIGFNDSIAWGVTNARRDVKDWYKIHFTDASLDEYYYDNNKLKTQKRVEEIKVRDGTTVFDTVTYTHFGPVVFDSSFPADSVNNNKRGFAMKWTALDASSELLAFYYLNRADNHAEYVQALKYYESPAQNFVFASAAGDIAMWVQGKFPAKWREQGKFLMDGSTSELEWKSIIPNNHNPQVLNPERGFVSSANQIPVAQNYPYYVYDDTYEHYRNRRINERLGKMRNIMPKDFMDLQNDTYNLMAAESLPLMLDTLDIASLSVEEKEVYDLLLRWNLYNNVNYKAPSIYERWWENLYNLIWDEFDQDGIEIQKPDKETTIDIMNNYPDDAFIDLQGTTVVETLPEIVQESFSQTVKELNAWKEEHEEEYFWGNYKNTRLSHLLRLEPFSIDKLMVGGGRSIVAANSQNHGQSWKMIVELGDQPKAWAVYPGGQSGNPGSPYYDHMVSNWSSGKYFPLLFMKNKEQIAAGIMFRQSLYPTTDTEK encoded by the coding sequence ATGAAGGTTGTAAAATTTTTGCTCTCATTTATCATTACGATAGCGCTTACCGTTGCCTTATCTATTAAAATACAGAGTATCCCCCCCCTTGGAAAATTTCTAGACCCTTTTCATGGGTTTTGGCAAAATGCAGAGACACTTATACCAGAAGGAAGCCCTTCTCTTGCCCTGGAAATGCTGGAAGCCCCGGTATCTGTCCATTATGACTCATTACTAATCCCTCATATTTTTGCCGAAAATGAAACTGATCTTTACAGGGTACAAGGCTATGTCATGGCCCAGCACCGGCTGTGGCAGATGGAATTTGTGACGCATGTAGCAGCGGGAAGAGTGTCTGAGATTATTGGAGAGCGGGCCCTGGAATTTGATCGTATGCAGCGAAGGAAAGGTTTGGCCTATGGAGCAGAAAATTCTCTTCAGGCACTGATGAAAACTACCCTGGGACAGGTACAACTTGAAGCTTACGCAGCAGGAGTAAATGCCTACATCAACAAACTGACCTATGATCAACTACCGATAGAGTATAAAATTCTGGAATACAGGCCTGAATCCTGGACACCTCTTAAAACAGCACTACTGTTAAAATACATGGCGGATGATCTATCCGGCTCAGATAGTGATCTGGAAAATACCAATGCGCTTAAGTTTTTAGGAAAAGAAAGATTTGATTTTCTTTTTCCATCCCGCTCTATGGATGCGGAACCTGTCATTCCACCCTCAAAAAAATGGGAATTTAAAGCGGCTCCTCTGGATACACCAAAGGTAGTGATTGCAGATACCAGTGAGTTTATCATGCAGGTGATGGATCAACCTGATCCGGATAATGGAAGTAACAACTGGGCAGTAGCCGGAAGTAAAACTAGGTCAGGAAAACCCATGCTGGCCAACGACCCTCATCTGGGGCTGAACCTGCCTTCTATCTGGTATGCGATGCAACTCAACGCACCCGGCGTAAATGTGATGGGAGTTACCTTGCCCGGAGCTCCTAATATCATCATTGGATTTAACGATTCAATTGCCTGGGGTGTCACCAATGCCAGAAGAGATGTGAAAGACTGGTATAAAATTCATTTTACCGATGCCTCACTTGATGAATACTATTATGATAATAATAAACTTAAAACACAGAAGAGGGTAGAAGAAATCAAAGTAAGAGATGGAACAACAGTCTTTGATACTGTCACTTACACCCATTTTGGTCCGGTAGTCTTTGACAGTAGCTTTCCTGCCGATTCAGTGAATAATAATAAAAGAGGATTTGCGATGAAATGGACCGCACTGGATGCCTCTTCCGAATTGCTTGCTTTTTATTACCTTAACAGGGCTGATAATCATGCAGAATACGTGCAGGCGCTCAAATACTATGAAAGCCCGGCACAGAATTTTGTGTTTGCATCGGCTGCTGGAGATATCGCTATGTGGGTGCAGGGTAAATTTCCTGCCAAGTGGAGAGAACAGGGTAAGTTTCTGATGGATGGTAGTACATCCGAACTGGAATGGAAATCCATCATACCCAATAACCACAATCCTCAGGTATTGAATCCTGAAAGGGGGTTTGTGAGTTCCGCCAATCAGATACCTGTAGCTCAGAATTATCCTTATTATGTATATGATGATACCTATGAACACTACCGGAACCGCCGTATCAATGAAAGACTTGGTAAGATGAGAAATATTATGCCTAAAGATTTTATGGATCTACAGAATGATACCTATAATCTTATGGCGGCGGAATCATTGCCCCTGATGCTGGATACCTTAGACATCGCTAGTCTCAGTGTTGAGGAAAAAGAAGTTTATGATTTACTATTGAGATGGAATTTATACAACAATGTGAATTATAAAGCTCCTTCTATTTATGAAAGATGGTGGGAAAATCTCTATAACCTGATTTGGGATGAATTTGACCAGGATGGGATAGAAATTCAGAAGCCGGATAAAGAGACTACTATTGATATCATGAATAATTATCCGGATGATGCTTTTATAGATTTGCAAGGCACCACTGTGGTAGAAACCTTACCGGAGATAGTACAGGAATCATTTTCGCAAACAGTAAAAGAATTAAATGCGTGGAAAGAAGAGCATGAAGAAGAGTATTTCTGGGGTAATTACAAAAATACCAGACTTAGTCATTTACTTAGGCTAGAACCTTTTTCTATCGATAAACTGATGGTAGGAGGAGGTAGAAGTATTGTGGCTGCCAATAGCCAGAATCATGGGCAATCCTGGAAAATGATTGTGGAATTAGGAGACCAACCTAAGGCTTGGGCGGTATATCCCGGAGGACAGTCCGGCAATCCAGGCAGCCCTTATTATGATCATATGGTAAGTAACTGGAGCAGTGGAAAGTATTTTCCTTTACTATTTATGAAAAATAAAGAACAAATTGCGGCGGGTATTATGTTCAGGCAATCTTTATATCCTACTACCGATACGGAAAAATAA
- a CDS encoding inorganic diphosphatase, with product MAYATDEFSIDAIIEIPKGSRNKYEYDRNKKMIRYDRMIFSSMFYPSDYGFIPETLAEDGDELDVLVLVTEPTFPGCLMEVMPIGLFKMYDEKGTDDKILCVPVSDPIWNKVTTLEEVNPHLKMEIEHFFQVYKDLEKKKVGIEGWEGKEAALNAIKDAQKRYTENPRS from the coding sequence ATGGCCTACGCAACAGATGAATTCTCTATTGATGCGATTATTGAAATTCCAAAAGGCAGCCGTAACAAATACGAGTATGACAGGAATAAGAAAATGATCCGTTATGACCGTATGATATTCTCTTCTATGTTTTATCCCAGTGACTATGGCTTTATCCCTGAAACGCTGGCTGAAGATGGAGATGAACTGGACGTCCTGGTACTGGTAACAGAGCCTACTTTTCCTGGTTGTCTGATGGAAGTAATGCCTATCGGCCTTTTCAAAATGTATGATGAAAAAGGAACAGATGACAAAATACTTTGTGTGCCGGTAAGTGATCCTATCTGGAATAAGGTAACCACGCTGGAAGAAGTCAATCCCCACTTGAAAATGGAAATTGAACATTTTTTCCAGGTATATAAAGATCTTGAAAAGAAGAAAGTGGGTATTGAAGGCTGGGAAGGAAAAGAGGCAGCTTTAAATGCCATCAAAGACGCACAGAAACGTTATACTGAAAACCCCAGAAGTTAA
- a CDS encoding o-succinylbenzoate synthase, whose protein sequence is MYCTFQKYTLHFKFPAGTSRGVLRHKDSLFIKVSQAYQTKLYGIGECAPLKGLSLDDRDDLEEILKKICTKLSGSKWEPKSEEEIFQWVQENIDKNLPSVRFGMETALLDAYYYGKRKILSNPWSEAPHQPISINGLAWMGDKAWMLEQVRKKLEEGFSCIKIKIGAIDFEQEMKLLAYIRDHYAADQITIRVDANGAFTARDVYQKLERLSNYDVHSIEQPIAVGQHQFMRELCAQSPVAIALDEELIGVLDMKDKVELLEKIKPSYIIIKPTLLGGIAASRDWIRLAEERNIGWWITSALESNIGLNAIAQYTATYDLKIPQGLGTGQLYHNNFSSPLKIDSGHLYHDTGVAWDLNLFQE, encoded by the coding sequence ATGTATTGCACTTTTCAGAAGTATACACTCCATTTCAAATTCCCTGCGGGTACATCTCGTGGTGTTCTCAGGCACAAAGATTCTCTTTTTATCAAAGTTTCCCAAGCATATCAAACAAAGCTTTATGGAATAGGAGAGTGCGCGCCTCTAAAAGGACTTAGCCTGGATGATCGCGATGATTTGGAAGAAATATTGAAGAAAATCTGCACGAAACTTTCAGGGTCAAAATGGGAGCCGAAAAGTGAAGAAGAGATCTTTCAATGGGTTCAGGAAAACATTGACAAAAATCTGCCTTCGGTTCGCTTTGGCATGGAGACTGCACTACTAGATGCTTACTATTATGGTAAAAGAAAGATCTTATCTAATCCGTGGTCTGAAGCCCCACACCAGCCTATTTCTATCAATGGGCTGGCCTGGATGGGTGACAAGGCATGGATGTTGGAACAAGTAAGAAAAAAGCTTGAGGAAGGATTTAGTTGCATCAAAATAAAAATAGGTGCCATTGATTTTGAACAGGAAATGAAGCTGCTCGCATACATTAGAGATCACTATGCTGCTGATCAAATCACAATCCGTGTAGATGCCAACGGCGCTTTTACAGCAAGGGATGTGTATCAAAAATTGGAAAGACTGTCAAACTATGATGTGCATTCCATAGAGCAGCCAATTGCTGTAGGGCAGCATCAGTTTATGCGTGAATTGTGTGCACAAAGTCCGGTAGCGATAGCCTTGGATGAAGAGTTGATTGGGGTATTGGATATGAAAGACAAAGTTGAATTACTGGAAAAAATCAAGCCCAGCTACATCATTATCAAGCCTACACTGCTGGGTGGAATTGCAGCCAGCAGAGACTGGATTAGGTTGGCAGAAGAAAGAAATATAGGTTGGTGGATAACTTCTGCGCTTGAATCTAATATCGGATTAAATGCTATTGCTCAATACACTGCTACTTACGATTTGAAAATACCTCAGGGCTTGGGTACTGGTCAGCTTTATCATAATAACTTTTCTTCACCCTTAAAAATTGATAGTGGACACTTATACCATGATACAGGTGTAGCATGGGATCTTAATTTGTTTCAGGAATGA
- a CDS encoding SDR family NAD(P)-dependent oxidoreductase: MNYTLITGASSGIGAAIARRCAREGFNLILVARTTHLLEALAKEIEENHKVVVQVITADLLSPNAAYHLYTTCQKNKWPVRILINNAGLGLWGNFQDLSLEHMVEMMQLNQQLLVELTHFFIPMLREVPYAHILNVSSTASFQPVPYFSVYAASKSFVLSFSRGLRKELEPYKINVSCLCPGPTESEFFSKSGFKKIDWAKGAFMKTGEVADIAINSLLEKKAIIIPGFSNSIGAFFSKHLPSGLMAALTGKYFQPK, encoded by the coding sequence ATGAACTATACATTGATAACAGGAGCAAGCAGCGGAATAGGGGCAGCAATAGCACGAAGATGTGCCAGAGAAGGATTTAATTTGATATTAGTAGCCAGAACAACCCATCTTCTTGAAGCACTGGCCAAGGAAATTGAAGAAAACCATAAGGTGGTGGTGCAGGTCATCACGGCTGATTTATTGTCACCAAATGCAGCTTATCATTTATATACCACCTGCCAGAAAAATAAGTGGCCGGTACGTATACTCATCAATAATGCTGGGTTGGGACTATGGGGAAATTTTCAGGATTTGTCTCTGGAACATATGGTGGAGATGATGCAACTCAATCAGCAGTTGCTGGTAGAGCTTACCCACTTTTTTATCCCTATGCTCAGAGAGGTACCTTATGCACATATATTGAATGTTTCCAGCACGGCTTCTTTCCAGCCTGTTCCGTATTTTAGCGTTTATGCTGCCAGCAAAAGCTTTGTGCTTTCGTTTTCCCGGGGACTTAGAAAAGAACTTGAACCTTACAAAATCAATGTATCTTGTTTGTGCCCCGGTCCAACGGAATCTGAGTTTTTCAGCAAGTCAGGTTTTAAAAAAATAGATTGGGCAAAGGGGGCATTTATGAAAACAGGAGAGGTTGCCGACATAGCCATTAATAGTTTGTTGGAGAAAAAAGCCATCATCATTCCCGGATTCTCTAACAGTATAGGGGCTTTTTTCAGTAAACATCTGCCTTCCGGATTGATGGCAGCTTTAACCGGAAAATATTTTCAGCCCAAATAA
- a CDS encoding sodium-translocating pyrophosphatase: MHSIVYVVPALGILALIYTAIRSAWIKRQDAGDQTMKELAQYIANGAMAFLKAEWKVLTYFAIIASIVLAWSGTLVENSSPVIAISFLIGAILSAFAGYIGMSVATKANVRTAQAARTSLSKALSISFAGGTVMGLGVAGLAVLGLGGLFIVFFQMYVVGTGASVNGIEMEKALEVLAGFSLGAESIALFARVGGGIYTKAADVGADLVGKVEAGIPEDDVRNPATIADNVGDNVGDVAGMGADLFGSYVATILATMVLGREIVSQDNFGGIAPVILPMLIAGVGLVFSVVGTLFVRINKETDSVQRALNLGNWSSIILTVIASYFIVGALLPETMVIRNFSFSAMDVFWAIFVGLIVGALMSIITEYYTAIGRRPVNSIIKQSSTGHATNIIGGLAIGMESTVLPILVLAGGIITSYSFAGLYGVAIAAAGMMATTAMQLAIDAFGPIADNAGGIAEMSGLPDEVRKRTDNLDAVGNTTAATGKGFAIASAALTALALFAAFVGVAGISSIDLYKAPVLGALFVGAMIPFIFSSLCIAAVGRAAMDMVQEVRRQFRDIPGIMEYKAKPEYEKCVEISTKASIREMILPGAIALLSPIIVGFGLKGVFPDTPSAEILGGLLAGITVSGVLMGIFQNNAGGAWDNAKKSFEKGVEIDGKMQYKGSEAHKASVTGDTVGDPFKDTSGPSMNILIKLTSIVALIIAPHISVNQTPHLGEELQKETAKEIVLETNGVEAE, translated from the coding sequence ATGCATAGCATTGTATACGTTGTGCCCGCGCTTGGAATTCTTGCTTTAATTTATACAGCTATTCGCTCAGCCTGGATTAAGCGCCAAGATGCCGGTGATCAGACGATGAAAGAACTAGCCCAATACATCGCCAACGGTGCTATGGCTTTCCTTAAAGCTGAATGGAAAGTGCTTACTTATTTTGCCATTATCGCATCCATTGTATTGGCATGGTCGGGAACCTTGGTAGAGAACTCAAGCCCTGTCATTGCGATATCTTTTCTCATTGGTGCCATACTGTCAGCATTTGCAGGATATATAGGTATGAGTGTCGCAACCAAAGCCAACGTTCGTACTGCACAGGCAGCGCGTACCAGCCTTTCCAAAGCACTCAGTATCTCTTTTGCCGGAGGAACTGTGATGGGACTGGGAGTTGCAGGCTTAGCAGTACTAGGCTTAGGAGGATTGTTTATTGTCTTTTTCCAGATGTATGTAGTGGGTACAGGTGCTTCTGTCAATGGCATAGAAATGGAAAAAGCACTTGAAGTCCTGGCCGGATTTTCACTGGGCGCCGAAAGTATTGCTCTTTTTGCCCGGGTGGGTGGTGGTATTTATACCAAAGCTGCTGATGTAGGGGCTGATCTGGTAGGGAAAGTAGAAGCCGGTATTCCGGAAGATGATGTACGTAACCCCGCCACAATTGCCGATAATGTAGGGGATAATGTTGGTGATGTCGCAGGTATGGGCGCAGATCTTTTTGGCTCTTATGTAGCCACTATTTTAGCTACAATGGTATTGGGAAGAGAGATCGTTTCTCAGGATAATTTTGGTGGCATCGCTCCGGTAATCCTTCCTATGCTGATTGCCGGTGTTGGATTGGTTTTTTCAGTAGTCGGCACCTTGTTTGTCAGGATCAATAAAGAAACCGATAGCGTACAACGTGCTTTAAACCTCGGCAACTGGTCATCCATTATACTAACAGTTATCGCTTCTTACTTTATTGTGGGGGCTTTGCTACCTGAAACGATGGTTATCCGTAATTTTAGCTTTAGCGCTATGGATGTCTTCTGGGCTATTTTTGTAGGTTTGATTGTAGGTGCCCTGATGAGCATCATTACAGAATATTATACGGCTATTGGCCGTCGTCCGGTAAATTCCATCATCAAACAATCTTCTACCGGTCATGCAACCAACATCATCGGTGGTTTGGCTATAGGCATGGAATCCACCGTATTACCTATTCTTGTGCTGGCTGGCGGTATCATTACTTCCTACAGTTTTGCAGGCTTATATGGTGTTGCTATTGCTGCTGCCGGTATGATGGCAACTACAGCAATGCAATTGGCTATTGACGCTTTTGGTCCCATCGCTGACAATGCAGGGGGTATTGCAGAGATGAGCGGACTCCCTGATGAGGTAAGAAAGCGTACTGATAATCTGGATGCTGTAGGAAATACTACTGCTGCTACCGGAAAGGGATTTGCCATTGCTTCCGCTGCGCTTACCGCATTGGCTTTGTTTGCCGCCTTTGTAGGAGTTGCCGGTATCAGTAGCATTGATTTGTATAAAGCACCAGTGTTGGGCGCTCTATTCGTAGGTGCTATGATCCCTTTCATCTTTTCTTCACTTTGCATCGCAGCAGTAGGAAGAGCAGCCATGGATATGGTACAGGAAGTAAGAAGGCAATTCAGGGATATTCCCGGGATCATGGAATATAAAGCCAAGCCTGAATACGAAAAGTGTGTGGAAATCTCTACCAAAGCTTCTATCCGGGAAATGATTTTACCCGGTGCAATAGCGTTACTTTCTCCCATCATCGTAGGCTTTGGTCTCAAAGGTGTCTTTCCCGATACCCCTTCTGCTGAAATTCTGGGAGGGCTGCTGGCAGGTATTACCGTTTCAGGGGTTTTGATGGGAATATTTCAGAATAATGCGGGTGGTGCCTGGGACAACGCCAAAAAATCTTTTGAAAAAGGCGTGGAAATTGATGGCAAAATGCAATATAAAGGCTCAGAAGCCCATAAAGCATCAGTAACCGGTGATACGGTTGGTGATCCTTTTAAGGATACTTCCGGTCCATCAATGAATATCCTGATTAAGTTAACTTCCATTGTAGCTCTGATTATTGCTCCGCACATTTCTGTAAACCAAACACCACATCTGGGCGAGGAATTACAAAAAGAAACTGCTAAAGAAATTGTTTTGGAAACTAATGGGGTTGAAGCAGAATAG
- a CDS encoding ligase-associated DNA damage response exonuclease produces the protein MANLVEFTKKGLYCPQADIFIDPWYPVDKAVITHAHADHAIWGHQYYLAHQDSSTILKYRLGQDIRLETLAYYQTININGVSLSLYPAGHIYGSAQVRLEYQGEVWVISGDYKLEEDGFSTPFEAVKCHTFVTESTFGLPIYHWKPQMEVAQEINQWWLDNQKEGKASVIGAYSLGKSQRILHCIDQNIGPILLHGAIYNTNEALILGGAQLAHHPKLTADTDKADISKALIIAPPSALNSTWVRKLRPFSTGIASGWMHIRGMKRRRAADRGFVVSDHADWNALNLAVDASGAEKVYVTHGYTAVFSRWLREKGLESYEVETLYEGELAEMNNPDTEQD, from the coding sequence ATGGCTAATCTGGTGGAGTTTACAAAAAAAGGGCTCTATTGTCCACAAGCAGATATTTTTATTGATCCCTGGTATCCGGTAGACAAGGCTGTCATTACCCATGCACACGCTGATCATGCAATATGGGGACACCAATATTATCTGGCTCATCAAGATTCCTCTACTATATTGAAGTACAGGCTGGGTCAGGATATTCGTTTGGAAACCCTGGCATATTACCAAACCATCAATATTAATGGTGTATCACTGAGCCTCTACCCTGCCGGGCATATTTATGGGTCAGCCCAGGTTAGATTAGAATATCAGGGAGAAGTATGGGTGATATCGGGTGACTATAAATTAGAAGAAGATGGATTTTCTACACCATTTGAAGCAGTTAAATGCCATACTTTTGTGACAGAGTCTACTTTTGGATTGCCTATTTATCATTGGAAACCCCAAATGGAAGTAGCTCAGGAGATTAATCAATGGTGGCTTGACAATCAGAAAGAAGGAAAAGCTTCAGTCATTGGCGCTTACTCTTTAGGAAAGTCTCAGCGAATTCTTCACTGTATTGATCAAAATATCGGACCGATTTTATTACATGGTGCTATTTACAATACCAATGAAGCACTGATTCTGGGAGGAGCACAACTTGCACATCATCCTAAATTAACTGCTGATACTGATAAAGCAGATATTTCTAAGGCTTTGATCATTGCGCCACCATCAGCGCTAAATAGCACATGGGTTAGGAAACTCAGACCTTTTAGTACCGGAATTGCCTCCGGATGGATGCATATACGCGGGATGAAGCGCAGAAGAGCTGCTGACCGGGGATTTGTCGTCTCCGATCATGCAGACTGGAATGCTCTGAATCTTGCCGTAGATGCATCTGGCGCTGAAAAAGTGTATGTCACCCACGGCTATACAGCTGTATTCAGCCGTTGGCTAAGAGAAAAAGGTCTTGAATCTTATGAAGTAGAAACATTGTATGAAGGCGAATTGGCCGAGATGAATAATCCTGATACAGAGCAGGATTAA
- a CDS encoding flavin reductase family protein has protein sequence MISISQNDIKQYDKYYRTHLINSLTGFKSVSLIGSIDREGFTNLAIFSQIIHVGANPPLIGILFRPDTGARHTLENIMNVQHFTINHIPASHARHAHYTSARWKTSEFEACGFTPQFSELLKAPYVKESPVQLGCEFVERQQIQANGTILIIAEIKEIRVAEGTLLEDGFVDLEKAGSITCSGLDSYHTTNKIARYSYAKAGKEPEEL, from the coding sequence ATGATAAGTATATCTCAAAACGATATCAAGCAGTATGATAAGTATTATCGCACTCATCTGATCAACTCGCTTACCGGTTTCAAAAGCGTATCCCTGATTGGTTCAATAGATAGAGAAGGGTTTACCAACCTCGCTATATTCAGTCAAATCATCCATGTAGGAGCGAACCCACCACTCATTGGTATTCTTTTTCGTCCTGATACAGGGGCGAGGCATACGCTTGAAAACATCATGAATGTACAACATTTTACTATTAATCATATTCCTGCTTCGCATGCGAGACATGCACATTATACCAGTGCCCGTTGGAAAACCTCTGAATTTGAAGCCTGTGGGTTTACTCCCCAATTCTCTGAGCTTCTCAAAGCACCTTATGTCAAAGAATCTCCTGTGCAATTGGGCTGTGAATTCGTTGAAAGGCAACAAATACAAGCCAATGGGACTATCTTGATCATTGCTGAAATCAAGGAAATCCGTGTGGCAGAGGGTACTTTATTAGAGGATGGGTTTGTTGATCTTGAAAAAGCCGGTTCCATCACTTGTTCCGGCCTGGATAGTTACCATACTACCAACAAAATCGCAAGGTACTCTTATGCCAAAGCAGGAAAGGAACCTGAAGAACTATAA
- a CDS encoding SDR family NAD(P)-dependent oxidoreductase, giving the protein MSNFKDKNILIIGGTSGIGAAIVQELTKSDARIYMASRQVPEDKTKDQVHHIPMDVLTMENELDELPDQLHGLVYCPGTINLKPFQGLKVKDFQQDLEINVLGAIKVIGACTKKLKNANGASIVLFSTVAVQLGLNYHTSVATAKGALEGFGRSLAAEFASKNIRVNLIAPSLTDTPLAKNLLSTEEKKEASDQRHPLGRYGKPADIAHMAMYLLADHSGWVSGQVMHIDGGLSTLRAI; this is encoded by the coding sequence ATGTCCAATTTTAAAGATAAAAATATTCTGATCATTGGTGGCACTTCGGGCATTGGTGCAGCAATCGTTCAGGAATTGACAAAATCGGATGCCCGTATTTATATGGCTTCCCGTCAAGTTCCTGAAGATAAAACCAAAGATCAAGTTCATCATATTCCTATGGATGTGTTGACCATGGAAAATGAGTTGGATGAACTTCCTGATCAACTACATGGCCTGGTGTATTGCCCTGGTACCATCAATCTCAAACCTTTTCAGGGTCTTAAAGTCAAAGATTTCCAGCAGGATTTAGAAATCAATGTGCTTGGAGCTATCAAAGTGATCGGAGCTTGCACCAAAAAGCTAAAAAACGCGAATGGTGCCAGCATTGTTCTCTTTAGTACAGTAGCTGTGCAACTTGGATTAAATTACCATACCTCAGTGGCTACTGCCAAAGGTGCCCTGGAAGGCTTCGGAAGGTCTCTGGCTGCAGAGTTTGCTTCCAAAAATATTAGAGTAAATCTGATTGCACCATCGCTTACAGATACTCCATTAGCCAAAAATTTATTGTCTACAGAAGAGAAGAAAGAAGCTTCTGATCAGAGACACCCGTTAGGCAGATATGGAAAGCCTGCTGACATTGCCCACATGGCGATGTATTTACTCGCTGATCACAGTGGTTGGGTGAGCGGACAAGTGATGCATATAGATGGAGGGTTATCTACCCTTAGAGCTATATGA
- the folE gene encoding GTP cyclohydrolase I FolE: MKLKETLLNTHHDDQYTDELGENHISTSTDTPLRPDAFEKDDHLKIELIAKHFREIMLIMGLDLNDDSLKGTPLRVAKMYIEEIFSGIKPENKPKATLFENKYQYNEMLVEKDITFFSSCEHHFVPITGKAHVAYISNGYVIGLSKINRIVQYFAKRPQVQERMTMQIANELKEVLRTDDIAIVVDAAHMCVSSRGVQDVTSKTITSYYGGKFEEEEKKKEFLSYLNLK; the protein is encoded by the coding sequence ATGAAACTGAAAGAAACTTTGTTGAATACCCATCATGATGACCAATACACTGACGAACTCGGTGAAAATCATATATCAACCTCTACAGATACCCCATTAAGACCAGATGCCTTTGAAAAAGATGATCACCTAAAAATTGAATTGATAGCCAAACACTTTCGGGAGATTATGTTGATTATGGGTCTGGATCTTAATGATGATAGTCTGAAAGGGACACCACTCAGGGTTGCAAAAATGTATATAGAGGAAATTTTTAGCGGCATCAAACCTGAAAATAAACCCAAAGCCACATTATTTGAGAACAAATACCAGTACAATGAAATGCTGGTAGAAAAAGATATTACTTTCTTTTCCAGTTGCGAACATCACTTTGTACCGATTACCGGAAAAGCGCATGTGGCTTATATTTCAAATGGTTATGTGATCGGTCTTTCCAAAATTAACAGGATTGTACAGTATTTTGCCAAGCGGCCCCAGGTGCAGGAACGCATGACGATGCAGATTGCCAATGAACTGAAAGAAGTATTGAGGACAGATGATATCGCCATTGTGGTAGATGCAGCGCATATGTGTGTATCCTCAAGAGGAGTGCAGGACGTAACCAGCAAAACGATTACCTCTTATTATGGGGGAAAATTTGAAGAAGAAGAAAAGAAAAAAGAGTTTTTAAGCTATCTGAATCTCAAGTAA
- a CDS encoding 6-pyruvoyl trahydropterin synthase family protein encodes MKVSVFRKEHFNAAHRLHNPEWSDEKNQSIFGKCNNPNYHGHNYELIVRVSGYPDPHTGYVYDMKRLSDLIKVEIIDNFDHKNLNLDVEEFKRLNPTAEHIAIVIWNKLRAQIDEEFDLKVTLYETERNFVEYPS; translated from the coding sequence ATGAAAGTAAGTGTATTTAGAAAAGAACATTTCAATGCAGCTCACCGCCTTCATAACCCTGAATGGTCGGATGAAAAAAATCAATCCATTTTTGGCAAGTGTAACAATCCAAATTATCACGGACATAATTATGAGCTAATTGTCAGAGTGAGCGGTTATCCTGATCCTCATACGGGTTATGTATATGACATGAAGCGACTAAGTGACCTTATTAAAGTAGAGATTATTGACAATTTTGACCACAAAAACTTAAACTTGGACGTTGAAGAATTTAAGCGTCTTAATCCAACCGCTGAGCATATTGCCATCGTGATATGGAATAAGCTAAGAGCTCAAATTGATGAAGAATTTGATTTAAAAGTAACCTTATATGAAACTGAAAGAAACTTTGTTGAATACCCATCATGA